The segment ATAAAGAGGCTGTTAAACATctcagagaagaaaggaaataaaaacgtCCTTAAAGACCTCAACAAAGGCTATTTTGGTGAAGTAGTGGTTGAGGAATgactggaaggaaaagaaagttggGGGCAGCAAATGTAGAGAACCCTGGCAAGAAGTGTGAAagtgaaaggaaagagagagggagtggAAGGAGTGGAAGAGGGGAGGTAGGATGAAAGAGTGAATTCCAAGACAAGACAGACTGGAGGGTGTTTCTATGCTGATAGCAAAAGGACAGAATGAGACTGATGAAATAAAGGCGGAGGTAAGTTTTcaggaaaagtgggaggaaggggatgggaggTACCTGGCtttaagggaagagaaatacTGCATCACCTCAGAAGACAGCCAAGGGTGGAAAGGCCCCTGTATATAAATTCATAGGTGTTGCTGGAAAGATTACACACAGACTTAGTACCTCTAAAGtaagttttaattttaaccaACCAAAAAACTGTTGGTTTGGATGATGAATTGTTTCATAAAGTAAAGTGGTTTGGTGCACTGACTCTGGAGCCAGATTGCCTGCAGTTGAAATCTCACTTCTACTGCTTAATAGCCGGGTGATCTTGGtcaaattacttaatttctctgtgccttattttccttgtctgtaaaaggGACTGGTTGAGTGGTCACACAGTTACGTGTTATGAGTTAGTTTAGCTAGTATTACTATTTTCCAGTAGCGTGTTATCTCAATGAGATTAGGGTTTTCTATTTTGCTCACTTGGTTGTTCTATTTTGTCTAGTCCGGGTCCGGTACATAAGAGGTGCTCACTAAAAATTTCATGGATAAATGTATGAATGAACTAGGGTGAGAAGGCGAAGcttggaaggagaggaaggactgaGTAAAAGGACGCTCTCAGTCAGTCTGGTCTCAGCGGCATCTGGAATTCTGATTCTTGAGCCAGAATCTGGGTCGTTTCGCGCTTCCTGTGGCTCGGGTCAGCAGGGGTACGCCTCGACTGGGAAACTGGACGCGCTGAGACCCTTGGGTGCCCCGGAGGCTCCTCCCCCGGCGAGGCTTCCGTGGCTCCTCCCCCGGAGGGCGGTGtcgcggcgggggtggggggggcgttGAACTCTCCGGCCGGCCTCGGCCCACCTCAGCGACTGGGAACGGAAGCCTCACTGGGGCTTTCCACCTCCCGCGAGAATCCCGGGCCCGAGGCCGGGCCTCACCCACTGGGCCGCCGGGCCTGGGAACGCGTGGCCCCGGCAGCGCCATGAAGCGTGCGGGGACTCTGCTCCTGCTCTCGGACCTGAGCGACTTCAGCGGCGCCGCCCGGCTCCGGGAGTTGCTGGCCGGGGACCCAGCCATCCGAGTCCGCTGCAGCCCCGACGGCCGCCACCTGCTGCTGCTGCGACCTCCGGGGGCGCCAGCCCCGCAGCTGCTGATCGCGGTGCGCGGACCTGGCGCGGAGCTGGAGCGTGCCTGGCCGGCTGGCCAGCCCTCACCACTGGACGCCTTCTTCCTGCCTTGGCCGGCACAGCCGGCCCTGGTCCTGGTGTGGGAGAATGGCCTCGCCGAGGTGTGGGGCGCGGGAGTGAGTCCTGGTTGGCGGCTGCTGCAGAGTACCGAGCTGTGTCTAGGCGGTGGAGCCCGCGTGGTATCCGTGGCGGCGCCCCGAGGCCGCCTTGTGTGGTGTGAGGAGCGTCAGGGCGACGCTGAGGGCCGCCTAGGGTCGCCTTCAACCGCTTTCAGCCATTGCGTGTGCGTCCGCACCCTGGAGCCCAGTGGGGAGGCTGGCACTACCCTGGGCCGCAAACACATCCTGTTGCACCATTGCCCCCCTTTGGGGCTGCTGGCCTCCCGCAGGGAGCTCTTCCTGGTGCCCTCTGCTACCACCTGGCCTTGTGTGGCCCACATTCTGCTCATCTGGAGCCCAAGCAAGGGCAAGGTGATTATAGCTGCCCCACGTCTCGGCCTCTCCCACAGTAAGAGCCTGAATCCCAGCCGGGGGGATACATGGGACTTCCGGACCTTGCTCCGAGGGGTTCCCGGGCTGTTGTCCCCCAAGGAGCCATTGGCCGTACATACTTGGGCCCCAACCCTCCAGGGCCTGTTGTTGCTTGACTTCAGGGGCACGGTTAGCCTGGTGCAGCCCCATGGTTGCACCCGAGCTGTGGGTACTCTGCAGGAGACACCTGTAGGCCTGGAGGTATCTGCAGCACTGGGAATATTTCAGGGCACACTGGCTTGTGTGCTGGGCTCTACCTTGGAACTGCTGGACATGAGCAGTGGGCAGCTGCTGGAGAGGAAGGTCCTGAGTACAGACCGAGTACATTTGCTAGAGCCCCCATCCCCTGGTATGGAGGTTGAAGAagagctggaggctggaggcggTCTTCGTTTGCTTTCAGCCTTGGGGCTGTTTCGAGTGGCCTGGGAAACCCCACAGGGCCTTGAGCTGCCTTCAGCTGAGGACCTGGTGTTTGAGGAGGCCTGTGAGTACTACCAGCGGCGGAGCCTGAGAGGCGCTCAGCTCACCCCAGAGGAGCTGAGACACAACAGGACATTCCGGGCACCTCAGGCCCTGGCCTCCATCCTCCAGGGCCACCTGCCCCCAGCTCCTCTCTTGACCACACTGAGGGCCGAGCTTCGGGATTACCGGGGATTGGAGcagctcaaggcccagctggtgGCTGGGGATGATGAGGAGGCTGGCTGGACTGAACTGGCAGAGAAAGAAGTGGCACGCTTGCTGAGGACTGAGTTGATGGGAGACCAGCTGGCCCAGCTTAACATCGTTTTCCAAACCCTTCCTACAGCAGCCTGGGGTGCTGCCCACAGAGCCTTGCAACTCCAGCCAGATGGGAATGGCAGGCtgagatcccaagccccacctgATGTGTGGAAGAAGGTACTAGGGAGTACAGCCGCTAGAAAGGAAACCTTCGTTGGGGTGCTGCCCCCCTTTGAACTCATATGCCAGTGTCTTTGCCAACTGGAGCCCCGATGGCTACCGCCCTTtgtggagctggcacagcagCAGGGTGGACCAGGCTGGGGGGCAGGCAGCCCAGGGCTGCCCCTATATCGCCGAGCCCTGGCAGTGCTAGGTGAGGAGGGGGCTAGACCTGAGGCATTGGAGCTAGAACTACTCTTGGGCAGTGGGAGGCCCAAAGCTGTGCTTCAGGCTGTGGAACAGCTGGTGCAGAAGGAGCAGTGGGAGCGGGCCTTCGAGGCCGGCTTGGCCCTTGGTCCCTCTAGCCCCCTGCTTCGAAGTGAGATCTTCAAACTGCTGTTGGCCAAATTTGCCCGGCACCGCCGGCTTGATGCTCACTTCCCCCTCCTTTGCCGTCTGTGCCCACCAGACCTGGCTCCAGCTGAGCTCCTACTTCTACTGCGGACACACCTGCAGGACGAGGCGgggccccccaccccattccctgaGCCTGGGGCAGAGCCCCCTCTTACTGTGGGCTTACTTAGAGCCCTCCTGGAGCAGACTGGGGCTCAAGCACAACCCTCAGGCCCAGTTCTAAGCCTATATGAGGACATGCTGGGGGACCCGGacactccaccccccacccccccacgaGGACCAATGACAACCCCCCAGACACCAAACCACTCAAGCCTGGAGACCTGGGCACCATCTGGACAGGGCCTGTGTGTGACTGACACAGGCTGAAAATTATTTCTGGGACACAGTTATTAGGGATGAATACCTAGGAGTTGGATGGGGCTTGCATGGGACCTGTGTATACAGTACTTTTCTCTCTTCTGGAACAATTTTAAATGTATACATGATAAATATATACGCAGTTTGTGTGTTTGTGGACAGCAAGGGTGTCAGAGGGTTGTAAGTTAGGGAGTGGTTGAATCTGAATCTGCCAGCTAAAATAACCATTTcaattgatgatgataattaaCATTTGTGAACATTTAACTTTGTGTCAGGCACTCTACTTGTCTTTATATAATCCTTCTTTTAATGCTTCAaatagccccattttacaggtaaggaaatagAGGTTTAGAAAGATTAAGTGACTTGACCAAGGTCAGTCAGCTAGAAAATAGAAGCtctgagatttgaacccaaggCCCTGTTTTATCACCTCACTGTACAACCTGATAACTCCTACCTGGTTGTTTCCTGATCCCAGGCTCAACGGTAGCTTCTCCAGCCTGTTGTGAGGAAAGGGAATTTGTAGAGCTGCACTCTGCCTTTCCCCAGACTCTTCTGTTCCCAAATAGAAAGAGTGATGGGCTCTGGGCCCATTCCTGTCTTCCTCAGGATACCTGGTTTGGGGAAGGTTTGTCACAAATGAGAGAACTCCATATAGAGTTCTCAGGCTTAGTAACAAAAGTCACTAGGGGCAGGCTTACTTGGGGGGCCCACATTCCTGCTGCCTCCCTAAGCCAAGAGAGAAGAGTTTCTACCCACAGATTTCTGCTCATCTGGATTTATGTAACAGGACCATCTCTGAAGAGGTTTTGACTCTGTGCCCAGTTAAACCCAAATGGCCCTTCAGCCTGGTCTAGGCTTAGGGTCGGAGCCTGGATGCTGCAACTCTGCATCATTCTGGGCCCGAGCTGTCCAGTAGCCTTGTCCAAGGCTTGGGGCCAAGTTAAGGCCTGCCACTCAGCTTTGACCTACAGCTTGGACTCTGCTAAGCCTCATTCTGGCCTTAAGGTAGCCTTTAAGGCCCTTACAGGACTGAGGAGACTTCCTCAGTCTTGTGGAGAAAAAGACTGCTCCTCAGGCTTGTTCAGGGCTAGTGTTAGCTCCTCAGTCTTGTCGAAGTTCTGAGATGGCTTGTAAGAATGGCTGAGTACTGAGATGGCTCCTCAGCCTCCCTAAAGTCTTGGGACAGTGCCTTTGGCACATCCGGGGCTTGAGATGACTTCCTGGCTTTGTCCTGGCCCTCAAGCCAGACTATCTGCCAATTCCTGGATTCCAGCTACTGGCCCTTAAGCTGTTGATCCTCCTGGAGGCAACAAGAAGCTGCTTCCTGTTCATCATCCTACAGAATCATGGTTGTTTCTTCTCAACCTGAGATTTGGCTTAGGTCTCCTAAACCTGGAGAGGAAGGATTTGTAGGAACCCTGGGGGCGTGGGCAAGGGAAGGGCAAGTTTTTCTTTAGAGTCATATGACTCAAGGAAATTCCTCAGGGCATGTGCTAGTAGGAGCCACCAGCCTGGCAGCTCTGGGGGGGAATGTGTGGGCTTAGCTGGGAACTATTTCCTGTCCTTATAAACTGGACATTTAATTACTTTGGCCCTTGTTTGTCCCCCACTTTCAGTGTGGGGATACAAGTGACCCCAAACCATGCCTCAGGGTTTGGAGAACAGCTTAGGGATGCAGATATCTTGTGACTAGATTTTGGTGCCCTGTGTGAGATGGCTCAGTGCGATGTTACTAAATCATAGGTCTCTGGAGGAGTAGGTGAGGATCCCGTCTGAACTCTTTGGTTGATAGGGAATGTTCTAGGGCCAGAAGCCTCTGGGTAGAGAGACTCTTGAGTCACTGGCCCCTGGAAAGTGTATTGGAACCTGGGAAAATGGGAAATCCAGAAGCTGAGGTCCTTGATCTTTGGTTCCTGTGTAAAGGGGGAAATTGTGGGACCAAAGCTCTTGCATAGTGGACAGAGGCCCAAGTTCAAAGTTCCTGGGCAGGAGGAGGTAGGTAGCAGGGTCTAAGGGTCCTGGGTAAGTGAGGTAGAGGGTTCTAGGCCAGTGAGCAGGAACATTTTCATAGCTGTTCTTCCCTTCGGATCTCTCAGGTTCACACGGCAGTAGTTTCTGGAATGCTTGAAACTGGGAAGATAAAGCTAGGCAAGAGGAGCACCATGCAGCAGCCCAGGCAAAACCAGAATGCTttctgggagggggagaggaagcaaAGCTCCTCCACCTGCCTCTGTGGC is part of the Dasypus novemcinctus isolate mDasNov1 chromosome 6, mDasNov1.1.hap2, whole genome shotgun sequence genome and harbors:
- the HPS6 gene encoding BLOC-2 complex member HPS6: MKRAGTLLLLSDLSDFSGAARLRELLAGDPAIRVRCSPDGRHLLLLRPPGAPAPQLLIAVRGPGAELERAWPAGQPSPLDAFFLPWPAQPALVLVWENGLAEVWGAGVSPGWRLLQSTELCLGGGARVVSVAAPRGRLVWCEERQGDAEGRLGSPSTAFSHCVCVRTLEPSGEAGTTLGRKHILLHHCPPLGLLASRRELFLVPSATTWPCVAHILLIWSPSKGKVIIAAPRLGLSHSKSLNPSRGDTWDFRTLLRGVPGLLSPKEPLAVHTWAPTLQGLLLLDFRGTVSLVQPHGCTRAVGTLQETPVGLEVSAALGIFQGTLACVLGSTLELLDMSSGQLLERKVLSTDRVHLLEPPSPGMEVEEELEAGGGLRLLSALGLFRVAWETPQGLELPSAEDLVFEEACEYYQRRSLRGAQLTPEELRHNRTFRAPQALASILQGHLPPAPLLTTLRAELRDYRGLEQLKAQLVAGDDEEAGWTELAEKEVARLLRTELMGDQLAQLNIVFQTLPTAAWGAAHRALQLQPDGNGRLRSQAPPDVWKKVLGSTAARKETFVGVLPPFELICQCLCQLEPRWLPPFVELAQQQGGPGWGAGSPGLPLYRRALAVLGEEGARPEALELELLLGSGRPKAVLQAVEQLVQKEQWERAFEAGLALGPSSPLLRSEIFKLLLAKFARHRRLDAHFPLLCRLCPPDLAPAELLLLLRTHLQDEAGPPTPFPEPGAEPPLTVGLLRALLEQTGAQAQPSGPVLSLYEDMLGDPDTPPPTPPRGPMTTPQTPNHSSLETWAPSGQGLCVTDTG